In bacterium, a single window of DNA contains:
- the moaC gene encoding cyclic pyranopterin monophosphate synthase MoaC translates to MREDGLTHFDKSGAAQMVDVSKKEITERVAVAGASITMLPETFKLIVARKMKKGDVLEVARLAGIMAAKRTGDLIPLCHPLNLDSVNVDFSLEEKASKIHIEARVKVTARTGVEMEALTAASVAALTIYDMCKAVDRGMEIGEVRLLMKEGGRSGRFERK, encoded by the coding sequence ATGAGAGAAGACGGCCTCACCCACTTCGACAAGTCGGGTGCGGCGCAGATGGTGGACGTAAGCAAGAAGGAGATCACCGAGAGGGTAGCGGTAGCGGGCGCGTCCATAACAATGCTGCCCGAGACCTTCAAACTCATAGTCGCGCGCAAGATGAAAAAGGGCGACGTGCTCGAAGTCGCCCGCCTGGCCGGAATAATGGCCGCCAAGCGCACCGGCGACCTGATCCCCCTCTGCCATCCCCTCAATCTCGATTCCGTAAACGTCGATTTCTCCCTCGAAGAAAAAGCGAGCAAAATCCATATCGAAGCACGGGTGAAGGTCACCGCCCGCACCGGCGTCGAGATGGAAGCCCTCACCGCCGCCAGCGTCGCCGCCCTTACCATCTATGACATGTGCAAGGCGGTTGACAGGGGGATGGAGATAGGGGAGGTAAGGCTGCTCATGAAGGAGGGAGGGAGAAGCGGAAGGTTTGAAAGGAAGTAG
- a CDS encoding TIGR04190 family B12-binding domain/radical SAM domain protein: MPRYDLVLVHAPSVFDFRKKPAVHGPISDVIPPSPYFEMYPIGLISISEHLTRAGFEVRIVNLAMKMLDDPNFDPEKFLKSLDTRMFGVTLHWLPHVNGALAVSELLKKLHPKTPVMMGGFSASFFHEELIREYPAVDFVMRGDSTEKPMVDFMEAVACGREDFSSIDNLTWRGKDGEPVVNPLNYRPSDLSEVFTNYEHAIRQSIRHLDITGYQPFQTWKKYPITAVFTCRGCIHNCKTCGGGTHYFSETMKRPTPAFKPPKLVARDMKVAETFINAPIFIIGDVMQLGEEYALELFAEIKRLKIRNEVAIEFFAPVPRKVVAAMADAMPKFNIEISPESHDEEVRYAFGRPFDNKSLEEFIADAEEFGCRRFDIFFMTGLPKQTSKNVLETVDYCETLMKRFGSRRMLRPFISPLAPFVDPGSAVWQHPDRYGYKLFYTKLSELRAALDMPSWKYFLNYETEWMTRDEIVYTTYEAGMKLNEVKARLGYLSESDAKVVKERNQRAVALMHEIDKALAIADPVERERALALVRPKIRDVDESTLCDKKELDWPTGLLLLQYHKVAPVVISAFLNRIFNPPRAKKMDRECWKSQ, translated from the coding sequence ATGCCGCGCTATGACCTTGTCCTGGTTCACGCCCCCAGCGTCTTCGATTTTCGCAAAAAACCCGCCGTCCACGGCCCCATCTCCGACGTCATACCGCCGAGTCCCTACTTTGAGATGTACCCGATAGGGCTTATCTCGATCTCTGAGCATCTCACGAGGGCGGGTTTCGAGGTGCGCATAGTCAATCTCGCGATGAAGATGCTGGACGACCCGAATTTCGACCCCGAGAAATTTCTGAAATCCCTCGATACGAGGATGTTCGGCGTCACCCTGCACTGGCTCCCCCACGTCAACGGCGCTCTCGCGGTTTCCGAGCTTCTCAAGAAGCTTCACCCCAAGACCCCGGTGATGATGGGAGGTTTTTCGGCCTCCTTCTTCCACGAGGAACTCATCCGGGAGTACCCGGCGGTCGATTTCGTCATGCGCGGCGATTCCACCGAAAAGCCGATGGTCGATTTCATGGAGGCCGTCGCCTGCGGCAGAGAGGATTTTTCCTCCATCGACAACCTTACCTGGAGAGGCAAGGACGGCGAGCCGGTGGTCAATCCCCTCAACTACCGCCCCTCCGACCTGAGCGAGGTCTTCACCAATTACGAGCACGCCATCCGCCAGTCGATAAGGCATCTGGACATCACCGGCTACCAGCCCTTCCAGACCTGGAAGAAGTATCCGATAACCGCCGTCTTCACCTGCCGGGGGTGCATACACAACTGTAAGACCTGCGGAGGCGGCACCCACTACTTCTCCGAGACGATGAAGCGCCCCACCCCGGCCTTCAAGCCGCCCAAACTGGTGGCAAGGGACATGAAGGTGGCGGAGACCTTCATCAACGCCCCCATCTTCATCATAGGAGACGTGATGCAGCTCGGCGAGGAGTACGCGCTGGAACTCTTCGCCGAGATTAAGCGCCTCAAGATACGCAACGAGGTCGCCATAGAGTTTTTCGCTCCCGTGCCGCGAAAGGTCGTTGCGGCTATGGCCGACGCGATGCCCAAGTTCAACATAGAGATATCCCCGGAGAGCCACGACGAGGAGGTGCGCTACGCCTTCGGCCGCCCCTTCGACAACAAGTCTCTGGAGGAGTTCATCGCCGACGCCGAGGAATTCGGTTGCAGGCGCTTCGACATCTTCTTCATGACCGGCCTTCCCAAGCAGACAAGCAAAAACGTGCTGGAGACCGTCGATTACTGCGAAACGCTGATGAAGCGCTTCGGCAGCCGCAGGATGCTCCGCCCCTTCATCAGCCCCCTGGCCCCCTTCGTGGATCCCGGCAGCGCGGTCTGGCAGCATCCGGACAGGTACGGCTACAAGCTCTTCTACACGAAGCTGAGCGAACTGCGCGCGGCGCTCGATATGCCGAGCTGGAAATACTTCCTCAACTACGAGACCGAGTGGATGACGAGGGACGAGATCGTCTACACCACCTACGAAGCGGGGATGAAGCTCAACGAGGTCAAGGCCAGGCTCGGCTACCTCTCCGAGAGCGACGCGAAGGTCGTAAAGGAGAGAAACCAGAGGGCGGTCGCCCTGATGCACGAGATCGACAAGGCCCTCGCCATCGCCGACCCGGTCGAGAGGGAGAGAGCGCTGGCGCTCGTAAGGCCGAAGATCCGCGACGTGGACGAATCCACCCTCTGCGACAAGAAGGAGCTGGACTGGCCCACCGGGCTTTTGCTCCTCCAGTACCACAAGGTCGCCCCCGTGGTCATATCGGCCTTCCTGAACAGGATTTTCAATCCCCCGCGCGCGAAGAAGATGGACAGGGAATGCTGGAAATCGCAGTAA